The sequence TTGACCTGCATGGCGATTGTCAGCATCTCGCGCATGCTATTGGTCGCTTGCGTGACTCCTTTGACGTGGTCGTGGATATCGCGAAAATAGGCGCGCGCTTCTTTCGGGATGATGTCGGTATGGAAACGTATAAGGGTGTTGCAGATATCGAGGAGCGGCTCCGCTGCTGCCTGCAGCAAAACAAGTTGCCTGCGCAGCTCGTACAAATCCTGCAGGGAGTCGCGGCTGAAACGTTGTTTGAAAATGTCCGCCTCTATTATTTCGAGTCTCTCGTGCAGGGAGTCGACAATGGGACGGTAATTGTCGACGACAAAATCCATGATCGAATAGAGCGCAAACCCCGGCCCTTGCGCCAGGCGTTCGGTTGCCAATTCACAGCGCTCGCGGACTTTCGCATAGCTGAGCGAAGGCCCGTGACGCACGGATACCAGAAAGCGGCGGCCAACGAAGATATGTGTTTCGCCAAACTTGATCGAGTTCTCCAATAACTGCGCGGTATGAAGTACGACGAAGAGCGAGTCGCCGTA comes from Burkholderiales bacterium and encodes:
- a CDS encoding magnesium and cobalt transport protein CorA, with the translated sequence MDMVVNCIAYKNGARVGAVTIEDISEVLKQEGTFIWLGLHEPDEPLLDKIKEEFGLHELAIEDAHNAHQRPKLEEYGDSLFVVLHTAQLLENSIKFGETHIFVGRRFLVSVRHGPSLSYAKVRERCELATERLAQGPGFALYSIMDFVVDNYRPIVDSLHERLEIIEADIFKQRFSRDSLQDLYELRRQLVLLQAAAEPLLDICNTLIRFHTDIIPKEARAYFRDIHDHVKGVTQATNSMREMLTIAMQV